One window from the genome of Dyadobacter sp. CECT 9275 encodes:
- a CDS encoding ABC transporter permease produces the protein MTLKEPEYAHSITPQDSLFDLRLQEIWRYRDLLFLFVRRDFVAKYKQTILGPVWFFIQPIFQTAVLAIVFSGMAELSTDNVPPILFYLAGITAWNYFSNCLRATSNTFTANASLFGKVYFPRAVTPLSIVISNLIQFGIGMFLFLILYVSFTLSGYALHPNLVLLLMPVLIGIMGFMGLGIGMLVSAMTTRYRDLQYLVEFGVQLLMYATPVIIPLSAVPAKYKPIMLANPMTGIIETFKYGFFGTGTFSWPLLAYSAGFTIVVFLLGLAVFNKTEKNFMDTV, from the coding sequence ATGACCCTCAAAGAACCTGAATACGCCCATTCTATAACTCCCCAGGATAGCTTATTTGACCTTCGTTTACAGGAAATCTGGCGCTACCGTGATCTTCTTTTCCTTTTCGTCAGAAGAGATTTTGTGGCCAAGTATAAACAAACCATCCTGGGGCCGGTATGGTTTTTCATCCAGCCCATTTTTCAAACGGCGGTACTGGCCATTGTATTTAGTGGCATGGCAGAGTTGTCGACAGACAACGTTCCGCCCATTCTATTTTACCTTGCTGGCATTACAGCCTGGAATTACTTTTCCAACTGCCTTCGCGCCACCTCCAATACTTTTACAGCCAACGCTTCGCTGTTTGGGAAGGTGTATTTCCCAAGGGCGGTAACTCCCTTGTCCATCGTGATCAGCAATCTGATCCAGTTTGGGATCGGAATGTTTCTCTTCCTGATACTGTATGTTTCTTTTACGCTAAGTGGTTATGCACTACATCCTAACCTGGTTTTATTATTAATGCCGGTCCTCATCGGCATTATGGGTTTTATGGGACTCGGAATAGGAATGCTGGTTTCCGCAATGACCACCCGCTATCGGGACCTGCAGTATCTGGTTGAATTTGGCGTGCAGTTACTCATGTATGCAACCCCCGTTATTATACCACTGTCAGCCGTTCCAGCAAAATACAAACCCATCATGCTGGCCAACCCCATGACGGGTATTATAGAAACCTTTAAATACGGCTTTTTCGGCACAGGTACATTTTCATGGCCTCTATTGGCCTACTCAGCCGGATTTACGATTGTGGTGTTCCTGCTCGGGTTGGCTGTATTCAATAAAACGGAGAAAAATTTTATGGACACGGTGTAG
- a CDS encoding acyltransferase family protein, producing the protein MEPENPVTSSKSGIIYLPGLNGFRAIAAVSVLVSHILQSEFSGPILNIGFRLPLGEFGVTLFFVISGFLITYLLLREREIGEISISWFYFRRVLRIWPLYYSYIFIWLIVWMFQGDNKFGFSRSIYWYIFFSANIPFIFHQSILVIGHLWSIGVEEQFYIFWPWVVKFSRNKLFVYSWFFFLSFFILKILFWYFLGKESFSYRALSVTRFHCLVVGAIGAFHYNGFLVIVVSWISNRITQIAAWSLFFLIGLGFIRISAPIAHEFFAFISLVLIIGQITARNRIINLENSVFNFIGKISYGIYVIHPLIILLITPLLKGVKMGNVFLWSLIYCLGISIVTIVLAYLSFRYLERPFLIYKLRFSKVLSSNVNGTNNDVLLRNGFTR; encoded by the coding sequence TTGGAACCGGAGAATCCAGTAACAAGCTCAAAAAGTGGGATAATATATTTGCCTGGGTTGAATGGGTTCCGGGCAATTGCTGCAGTGTCTGTTCTGGTATCGCATATTCTGCAGTCAGAATTCTCTGGGCCTATATTAAATATCGGGTTTAGATTACCCCTGGGTGAATTTGGTGTAACATTGTTTTTTGTGATTAGTGGCTTTCTGATTACTTACTTGTTGCTACGTGAACGAGAAATTGGAGAGATTTCTATATCCTGGTTCTATTTTAGAAGAGTATTACGCATTTGGCCCCTGTATTATAGCTATATATTTATTTGGCTGATTGTTTGGATGTTTCAGGGAGATAATAAATTCGGGTTTTCCCGATCGATTTATTGGTATATATTCTTCTCTGCAAATATTCCCTTTATCTTTCATCAATCTATTTTGGTGATAGGGCACCTTTGGAGCATTGGGGTGGAGGAGCAATTTTATATTTTTTGGCCATGGGTGGTGAAATTTTCTCGAAATAAACTGTTCGTCTATTCATGGTTTTTTTTTCTTTCTTTTTTTATTCTTAAAATTCTTTTTTGGTATTTCCTGGGTAAGGAATCTTTTTCTTATAGGGCCCTAAGTGTCACACGGTTTCACTGCCTTGTTGTCGGAGCCATCGGAGCATTTCACTATAATGGTTTTTTAGTAATTGTGGTCTCTTGGATAAGTAATAGAATTACTCAAATAGCTGCATGGTCATTGTTCTTTTTAATTGGATTGGGGTTTATCCGTATTTCCGCTCCTATTGCTCATGAATTTTTTGCATTTATATCCTTGGTTCTGATCATCGGTCAAATTACGGCTCGAAACAGAATTATTAACTTGGAAAATAGTGTATTTAATTTTATTGGAAAGATCTCCTATGGTATATATGTTATTCATCCACTTATTATATTATTAATTACACCTTTACTTAAAGGTGTAAAAATGGGAAATGTATTTCTATGGTCGTTAATCTATTGTTTAGGTATCTCAATTGTAACTATTGTTTTAGCATATCTGTCATTTAGATACCTGGAAAGACCATTTTTGATATATAAATTAAGATTTTCGAAAGTATTGAGTTCCAATGTAAATGGTACAAACAATGACGTGCTGTTAAGGAATGGTTTTACCCGATGA